A single region of the Nocardioides ochotonae genome encodes:
- a CDS encoding 3-carboxyethylcatechol 2,3-dioxygenase yields MTLAMVCMSHSPLLEFNDPAPEVKAEVDAAFATARAFVEDFKPTLVVAFAPDHYNGFFYDLMPPFCIGYEALGVGDYDTAEGPLVVPTGLAERLAEWVADRDLDVAISRRMELDHGAIQPLEILFGGIDAVPTIPVFVNGVAKPFVKMSRVRKLGEAIGSFLATLEDERVLVIGSGGLSHDPPVPQWATANDDQRALLLNGRHPTAAARDARQQRVIDTGKAFAAGTATIRDLNPEWDRALMDVLASGDLSPIDAMTPEQMAKDAGNSAHEVRTWVAAFAALGAAGSYEVASSYYRPIREYIAGFGVMTARTAD; encoded by the coding sequence ATGACCCTCGCGATGGTCTGCATGTCGCACAGCCCGCTGCTGGAGTTCAACGACCCGGCGCCCGAGGTCAAGGCCGAGGTCGACGCGGCGTTCGCCACCGCGCGCGCGTTCGTGGAGGACTTCAAGCCCACGCTGGTCGTCGCCTTCGCGCCCGACCACTACAACGGCTTCTTCTACGACCTGATGCCGCCGTTCTGCATCGGCTACGAGGCGCTCGGGGTCGGCGACTACGACACCGCCGAGGGCCCGCTGGTCGTCCCGACCGGTCTCGCCGAGCGGCTCGCGGAGTGGGTCGCCGACCGCGACCTCGACGTCGCGATCTCCCGCAGGATGGAGCTCGACCACGGCGCCATCCAGCCCCTGGAGATCCTCTTCGGCGGCATCGACGCCGTGCCGACCATCCCGGTCTTCGTCAACGGCGTCGCCAAGCCGTTCGTGAAGATGTCGCGGGTGCGCAAGCTCGGCGAGGCGATCGGCTCGTTCCTCGCGACGCTGGAGGACGAGCGCGTCCTGGTCATCGGCTCGGGCGGGCTCTCCCACGACCCGCCGGTGCCGCAGTGGGCCACGGCCAACGACGACCAGCGGGCCCTGCTGCTCAACGGCCGCCACCCCACGGCCGCGGCCCGCGACGCCCGCCAGCAGCGCGTCATCGACACGGGCAAGGCGTTCGCCGCCGGCACCGCGACCATCCGAGACCTCAACCCCGAGTGGGACCGGGCCCTGATGGACGTGCTCGCCTCGGGCGACCTCTCCCCCATCGACGCGATGACGCCGGAGCAGATGGCCAAGGACGCCGGCAACTCCGCACACGAGGTCCGCACCTGGGTGGCCGCCTTCGCCGCCCTCGGCGCGGCCGGGAGCTATGAGGTCGCCTCGTCGTACTACCGCCCGATCCGGGAGTACATCGCCGGCTTCGGCGTGATGACGGCGCGCACCGCCGACTGA
- the mhpA gene encoding bifunctional 3-(3-hydroxy-phenyl)propionate/3-hydroxycinnamic acid hydroxylase MhpA, translating into MTATSHLDTDVLVIGAGPVGLTLANLVALRGHRATVLEARTELIDYPRGVGLDDEAIRTLRTAGLWEQIEQFTVPHHVVRLVNGKGQVLATNDPQTQEFGFPRKHGFNQPVVDRELAKGLDRFADSSLHFGHRVIDLVDHGDHVSVTAETVDEQGAVTGTASFTARYVVGCEGGSSFTRKWMGVEFVGKSPSTRWVVVDVENDPIGAPNVYLGADPERPYVSIGLPQGIRRWEFMLHDDEATELCDDREFMNGLLSRFVPDPDALQIINQRTFTHHGRVASDFRKGNVLLAGDAAHLMPVWLGQGWNSGMRDATNLAWKLTAVLNDDAAETLLDTYTLERHQHVSDMIDVNMTAGTVMKMKPLGGWIRDRAASALNLVPTWKSYFTELRFKPMPRYAAGVVVDQVTMEPGTARASFKGSRLAPFVDSPGSASPVGLQFIQPRVNTADARDVLLDDVTGDWWALATWGTNPTTYLSAEDLELVRRHGVKLLSLIPETQREWAEKQYADSPAPVTVVGDTSGALKRWFDVRSCGLVILRPDHFIAAAALNQQASQALAAVVEAASLSPVTSSKGVLA; encoded by the coding sequence ATGACCGCCACCTCACACCTCGACACCGACGTCCTCGTCATCGGCGCCGGCCCGGTCGGGCTGACCCTCGCCAACCTCGTGGCCCTGCGCGGTCATCGCGCGACGGTCCTCGAGGCTCGCACCGAGCTCATCGACTACCCGCGCGGCGTCGGCCTGGACGACGAGGCGATCCGCACCCTGCGCACCGCCGGGTTGTGGGAGCAGATCGAGCAGTTCACCGTCCCGCACCACGTCGTGCGCCTCGTCAACGGCAAGGGCCAGGTCCTGGCGACCAACGACCCGCAGACGCAGGAGTTCGGCTTCCCCCGCAAGCACGGCTTCAACCAGCCGGTGGTGGACCGCGAGCTCGCCAAGGGCCTGGACCGCTTCGCCGACTCCTCGCTGCACTTCGGGCACCGCGTGATCGACCTCGTGGACCACGGTGACCACGTCAGCGTCACCGCCGAGACCGTCGACGAGCAGGGTGCCGTCACCGGCACCGCCTCCTTCACCGCGCGCTACGTCGTGGGCTGCGAGGGCGGCAGCTCCTTCACCCGCAAGTGGATGGGGGTGGAGTTCGTGGGCAAGTCGCCCTCGACCCGCTGGGTCGTGGTCGACGTCGAGAACGACCCGATCGGCGCCCCCAACGTCTACCTCGGCGCCGACCCGGAGCGTCCCTACGTCTCCATCGGCCTGCCGCAGGGGATCCGCCGCTGGGAGTTCATGCTCCACGACGACGAGGCGACCGAGCTCTGCGACGACCGCGAGTTCATGAACGGCCTGCTCTCGCGCTTCGTGCCGGACCCGGACGCGCTGCAGATCATCAACCAGCGCACCTTCACCCACCACGGTCGCGTGGCCTCGGACTTCCGCAAGGGCAACGTCCTGCTCGCCGGCGACGCGGCGCACCTGATGCCGGTGTGGCTGGGCCAAGGCTGGAACTCCGGCATGCGCGACGCGACCAACCTCGCGTGGAAGCTCACCGCCGTGCTCAACGACGACGCCGCCGAGACCCTGCTCGACACCTACACCCTCGAGCGCCACCAGCACGTCTCGGACATGATCGACGTCAACATGACGGCCGGCACCGTCATGAAGATGAAGCCGCTCGGCGGCTGGATCCGCGACCGCGCCGCCTCGGCGCTCAACCTGGTGCCGACGTGGAAGTCGTACTTCACCGAGCTGCGGTTCAAGCCGATGCCGCGGTACGCCGCCGGCGTCGTCGTCGACCAGGTCACGATGGAGCCGGGCACCGCCCGGGCCAGCTTCAAGGGCTCGCGCCTCGCGCCGTTCGTCGACTCCCCCGGCTCGGCCTCCCCGGTCGGACTGCAGTTCATCCAGCCGCGGGTCAACACCGCCGACGCCCGCGACGTGCTGCTCGACGACGTCACCGGCGACTGGTGGGCGCTGGCGACCTGGGGCACCAACCCCACGACGTACCTCTCCGCGGAGGACCTGGAGCTGGTGCGCCGCCACGGCGTCAAGCTGCTGAGCCTCATCCCCGAGACGCAGCGCGAGTGGGCCGAGAAGCAGTACGCCGACTCCCCCGCTCCGGTCACCGTGGTGGGCGACACCTCCGGCGCCCTCAAGCGCTGGTTCGACGTCCGCTCCTGCGGCCTGGTCATCCTGCGCCCCGACCACTTCATCGCCGCGGCCGCGCTCAACCAGCAGGCCTCCCAGGCCCTGGCCGCCGTCGTCGAGGCGGCGTCGCTGTCCCCCGTCACCTCCTCGAAGGGAGTCCTCGCATGA